The nucleotide sequence CGGCGGCAAGTTTCTGTTACGGATCGAAGACACCGACCGGGCCCGGTCGACCCCTGAAGCGACCCAAGCCATTCTGGACGGCATGTCATGGCTGCGCCTTGATCATGACGGCGACGTGATCAGCCAGTTTGAACGTGCGAACCGACATGCGGAGGTCGCGCACCAGATGCTGGATGCGGGCCACGCCTACAAGTGTTTCTCGACACAGGAAGAAATCGCCGCCTTCCGCGAACAAGCCCGTGCAGAAGGCCGTTCCACCCTGTTCCAGTCACCTTGGCGCGATGCCGACCCGTCGACCTTCCCTGACGCCCCATACGTCATTCGCCTTAAGGCCCCTCGCGACGGCGAAACGGTGATCGAAGATCAGGTTCAGGGCGCTGTTACCTGGAAAAACGACCAGCTGGACGACATGATCTGCCTGCGCTCGGACGGCACGCCGACCTACATGCTCGCCGTCGTCGTCGACGATCACGATATGGGCGTCACCCATGTGATACGCGGCGACGATCATCTGGCCAATGCCGCCCGCCAGATTCTTGTTTACAACGCGATGGGATGGGATGTACCGGTTTTCGCTCATATCCCACTGATCCATGGCCCCGACGGCAAGAAACTGTCCAAGCGGCACGGCGCTCTTGGCGTCGAGGAATACCGCGCGATGGGCTATCCGGTTGAAGGGATGCGCAACTATCTGACCCGACTCGGTTGGAGCCACGGCGATGACGAGGTGTTCACCACGGAGCAGGCCTTGGAATGGTTCGGATTCGACGGAATTGGCAAGTCTCCGGCCCGTTTTGACTTCAAAAAACTGGAAAATATCTGTGGTCAGCATATCGCCATGACGGATGATGCTGCACTGCTTGCAGAGATCGAAGACTTTCTGTCCGCAACTGGTCAGCCGAAGCTAACCGGCGGGCAACAAGAGGGGCTTTCGCGGGCCATGTACTGCCTGAAGGATCGCGCGAAAACAATTCCACAACTTATTGAAAAAGCATATTTTGTGCTTGCAGATCGCCCACTTGAACTGGATGAGAAATCATCGAAGGCTATCGACGATGTATCCTGCAGTATACTGATAGAATTGACGCCGCAGCTGCAAAATGCTAGCTGGGAGCGCGAAACGCTGGAGGCTGTCGTCGCTGATGTGGCAGAGCGGAACGGAACAAAGCTTGGCAAGGTCGCGCAACCATTGCGTGCAGCGCTTGCCGGTCGCGCCGTTTCACCCAGTGTCTTTGATATGATGCTTGTCATTGGTCGGGATGAAACCATCGCCCGCCTGACGGATGCGACCAGCTGAGGCCGGCATGCGCTGGCCCGGCTTTACGATTACCCTCGAACCGTGTGCGCTCGTCGTACCGGTCGGCAACGGAGGACCTGATGCCTGACACATCTCAATCCACACGCACTGCCACGCTGTCTTTTGACGACAAGACACTGGACCTGCCGATCTATTCCCCGACGCTGGGACCGGACGTAATCGATGTAAGCAAGCTCTACGCCCAAGGCGGCGTGTTCACCTATGACCCGGGCTTCACATCGACCGCATCGTGCGATTCGACG is from Qingshengfaniella alkalisoli and encodes:
- the gltX gene encoding glutamate--tRNA ligase — its product is MTDQQVVTRFAPSPTGYLHIGGARTALFNWLYARGRGGKFLLRIEDTDRARSTPEATQAILDGMSWLRLDHDGDVISQFERANRHAEVAHQMLDAGHAYKCFSTQEEIAAFREQARAEGRSTLFQSPWRDADPSTFPDAPYVIRLKAPRDGETVIEDQVQGAVTWKNDQLDDMICLRSDGTPTYMLAVVVDDHDMGVTHVIRGDDHLANAARQILVYNAMGWDVPVFAHIPLIHGPDGKKLSKRHGALGVEEYRAMGYPVEGMRNYLTRLGWSHGDDEVFTTEQALEWFGFDGIGKSPARFDFKKLENICGQHIAMTDDAALLAEIEDFLSATGQPKLTGGQQEGLSRAMYCLKDRAKTIPQLIEKAYFVLADRPLELDEKSSKAIDDVSCSILIELTPQLQNASWERETLEAVVADVAERNGTKLGKVAQPLRAALAGRAVSPSVFDMMLVIGRDETIARLTDATS